The segment GCGTAACCACGCCTAGTGCTCATTGTTCCAAGGCCAAATACCAGCCGCAACAAACCATCTTCTACGTTCAGGCGAGTGCACCACCTTCTCAAGTTTAATGAATATCCTACTCCTGCCGTAGTTGGGAAATAATAGCGACCTCTCCACTTACCTGAGGCTCGCATGACGATTATTCCCATTTTGTCATCGCCCAATTTGTGTTTGTTGCGGTATTCTACAGCCGTTGGGAAAAAGGTCCTGGCATATATTCGCTTTATTTCGTTCTCGATCGCCAAAACTCGTTCGTTTAAGTCTCCGCTGGCGTGCAGTAGCCGTGATCTGTATTTTCCGGCGAAGGAATATTTGAGCGAATCTTCCAGCATGGACGATGAACGTACCGCGATGGGGGAATCGACACATTCAAGAAATGAAGCTATACGTTCCCTTACATTACTGGGCAATTCAGCGTCAAGAAACCTTCGCTCAATTCTTTCGGGCTCACTGTCCAAGACGTTGTCCAAATCATCTATTTGGCTTAAAAATTTATCGAAGGCCTCGATGCTTATAAAAATAGATTCCGGCATCTCCGTAGAAACAAGTTCATCGACACCACTTTCGAGAAGGGATTTCATTCCAAAAAGAAGGGACCTTCCCTTTCCGCCGATATGACCGGCTCCCACGATCGAGCTTGCAAAACGATCATCGTTACATGGGTCCCAAGAAAAATAGCTTGCCAATTTATCCTCTCGCACTCTGCCAGAAACTTCAGAACCCACAACCTAAACCTCCTTTAGGTCTCGTCGACAATGACTCCTATTTCCCTTTCCCCATTTAAATACACTCCGAAATTTCCTTCGTAGATCCTTAGGGCTTCATGTTCGCCCATAAAGAAGGGCGTCTTCTCAAACCACTGCTCGTTGCAAATATTGCCATGCTCTCCGCAAAAAACGGGCAAATAAAGTATCTTGTCCGTGTCGAGGTCAAGGAAGAAGTGAGATCCATAGGACAATTCAGGCACAACTCCAGCACTAGGGACACTTACTTCCACTATGCAGCCGCATCCCGATATCTCTCCGTATGACACGGGTACTCCAAGCAAAGGATTTGTACTGCCCCATCTTCCGGGGCCTACCAATATGTACCTTTCTCCCAAAAGCTTTTCGTTTGCCTTCCCTACGGCTCGCGCAATCTGAACGAATTCCCTCGTATCCATATATAGCTTGGGGTCTACATAGACGAGATGGCGAACACCCCTCAACTTTCCGTTGGAAATCATTCTGTTTCCTCGCAATACTATCCGTTCAGACGGTATTTGGGGAATCTCCACATCACCCCACTCTTCAAAAGTAGCAAGAGGCCTCATTTGCACTAAAGCGAGCCGATCATCTTCGGTCTCGTACGTAAATTCCAAATCCACAGCAAGTCCCGCTCTTTCCTCCATCAGCCTCAACAGGGAACGTATTTTTTCAAAAAATGTGGAGAATCTGCGAGGAAAGTTGGAGAAAGTCATAACAGGCCACATTTTTTGAATATCAGAAACAATACCGCCGTGTAGCATATAAAACATCTCTCCGTCGCTCAATTCCAAAAAGGAAGAGGCATTTTTGTGGTGAGTAATTATGTGGTCTAAGGCCATATCTATTCTGTTGCTTAAAAAGAAACCTCTTTTTAAATCGATATAATCGAATTCGTCTTGAGCATGAGCGATGATATCGCTGGCCCTGTTGCCCTCGACTCTAAGTCCCGGCAGGCTTAAGTAAAAAACCTTGGCATTAGCCCTTGCGACGGCCCTGGTACCAAGGCCAAAACACAGTCGCAACAAGCCCTCCTCTCTTCTTACTCTAGGACTTGGGCGACGATATACCTTTGAGAAGGCTACTCCGGCCAACTCGGGGTAATATAATTGACCTCGCTTCCTGCCTACAATTGGCTGTATTATTATGGCCATCCTTTCCTGTGCCAGTTTAATGCCGTGTCTTCTGCGATACTCCTTGGCAGATGGGTTGAAAGTGGATGCGTAAACTAATTTTATTGCCCTTTCAAACCTGTGAAGTCTGTATTCCAGATCTCCACTATTTCCAAAAAACCTCGTCGAGTATTTGCCGGCAAAGGAAAAGGCAAGATCGTCTTCCAGAACTGACGAAGACCTGACTGCCACTGGTGTGTCGATATCAAGCAAAATGTTAACAAGGGTATCGCGCAAACTCTCAGAAAAATTGGCCCCTTCAAAAGCCCTCTCGATCTCCTCAAAATTTTGGGCACCCCTGACAATAGGCTCTAAATTATTGCGCACCATGAAGTCATTAAATACCTCTGTGGTAAGTACATAGGACACCCTGGGGAAATCTATACACTTCCCCAAAGGGTTGGTCTGAAGGGCTTCCGCAGCAAAAGCTACTCCCTTTGCCTTGCCCCCTATCTCGCCTTCCCCTATGGACCATTTTTTTGATCGATAGAAGGATGTTCCTTCATAATGTGCATACGGTGCGCTTGCCATTGACATCCACCAACTCCCGCTCACAAAAAGGTTTTAGGCACCGTACTTTGACAGCCTCAACCCGTGAGCTAACATTAAACCCATGAGATAATGGGCGGGCATAATTCCCAGCGCTCCCTTGGCACACTCCCTTTCACCAAAGCCGGAGCAATTACCGTGACGAACATACGGACTAACCAACAAAACAGGCACCGGATGCCAGGAATGGCTTTTTAATTGGCTTGGGGTGCTATGATCTCCGGTTACTACTAAGACATCGGGCTTAAGCTCCAATACCTTTGGTATCAAGGAATCAAGTTTTTCCAAAACTTCCTTTTTAGCATCATAATTACCATCTTCGCCGTAGCTGTCGCTATACTTTACGTGGACGTAAAAGAAATCGTATTTGTCCCATTGA is part of the Acetomicrobium thermoterrenum DSM 13490 genome and harbors:
- a CDS encoding PEP/pyruvate-binding domain-containing protein, which produces MASAPYAHYEGTSFYRSKKWSIGEGEIGGKAKGVAFAAEALQTNPLGKCIDFPRVSYVLTTEVFNDFMVRNNLEPIVRGAQNFEEIERAFEGANFSESLRDTLVNILLDIDTPVAVRSSSVLEDDLAFSFAGKYSTRFFGNSGDLEYRLHRFERAIKLVYASTFNPSAKEYRRRHGIKLAQERMAIIIQPIVGRKRGQLYYPELAGVAFSKVYRRPSPRVRREEGLLRLCFGLGTRAVARANAKVFYLSLPGLRVEGNRASDIIAHAQDEFDYIDLKRGFFLSNRIDMALDHIITHHKNASSFLELSDGEMFYMLHGGIVSDIQKMWPVMTFSNFPRRFSTFFEKIRSLLRLMEERAGLAVDLEFTYETEDDRLALVQMRPLATFEEWGDVEIPQIPSERIVLRGNRMISNGKLRGVRHLVYVDPKLYMDTREFVQIARAVGKANEKLLGERYILVGPGRWGSTNPLLGVPVSYGEISGCGCIVEVSVPSAGVVPELSYGSHFFLDLDTDKILYLPVFCGEHGNICNEQWFEKTPFFMGEHEALRIYEGNFGVYLNGEREIGVIVDET